A stretch of DNA from Candidatus Latescibacter sp.:
CAATGCCGCAGAAGACGCTGACTCCTTCGTGGCCGCCGGCCATGTTATGGATCATCTCCATGATAAGAACCGTCTTCCCGACTCCGGCGCCTCCGAAAAGCCCGGCTTTACCGCCCCGTTCCATGGGGGAGAGAATATCGATAACCTTGATCCCGGTCTGGAAAATCTCGGTGGAAGCCACCCGTTCGGAAAGAGGAATGGGATGGCCGTAAATGGAACGCCATTCATCTCCCTGTACATCGCCTTTACGGTCAATCGGCTCGCCGAAAACATTGAATATTCTTCCGAGGAGCATTTTCCCGACAGGCACCCGGAGCGGGATACCGGTATCTATCACAGGAGTACCCCGCGCCAGCCCGTAGGTTGGGGTGAGGGCTATCCCGCGTACCTGTCCTGCGCCGAGATGTGTTACTGCTTCGACCACCACATTCCTGTTTTGGCCGGTCTCCAGCCGGTTTTGGATTTTCGGGAGATGCCCGGGGAAAAAGGCATCGACCACGCTGCTTCGTACCGCGGTTACAATGCCCATTTCCGGTGGTTTCGTTTGTTCAAAATTCTGCATATATTTCCATAATTATTAACAATTAGTTAAACAGCTATGTCGTTATGTAAGCTAAGGTGATCATCCGAAGGTTAATCCCCCCTACCCCCCATTTTATGGGGGAAAAAGAAAGTTGTTCCTATTACTGTGTAAACAGTTATTAGGATTTAACAGAACCCTCTTCCTAAATTCCCCCCTTAACAAGGGGGGATGCCGAAGGCAGGGGGGATATTTACAGACACAAGAGCACTCAATTTCTCTTATTTACTGTATGTTGCTGACTTGACGACATAACCAAAATTAGTTATTCTGAAATTGTTACAGTACTATTTTTTCTAAACTAATAAAAATTACCAGGTAAATCAAGTCGAATTTATCTGATTCAGACACGAACACCTGTCTTTTCACAGACCGGATGGTATTTCTGAAACTCTGCCGTAGCATCTAGTGTGCTGTTGTTTTATATTTCTAAAAATGCTTATCGGTTGACTCCGAAAGGGGTGTGTTTGCATTTAGTAAAGATAGCCCCCTTCCGGCCTTTTAGGCCACCTTCCCCCCTACGGGGGGCAGGAAAAACATGTGGCGCCTTAACTTCCCTTGCCCCCATTTATGGGGGAAAGGGATCGAGGGTAAGGGGGCTTGAGCAGGTGAGATGAGCTATTTCGATAGGCGTTTTTTAAAAATTGATCAGGTATAGACTTTTTTTTAAAAAGGTTTTACTGTGCGTACAAATGTTGTTATCATAGGAGCCGGTCCCGGCGGGTATATCGCTGCCATACGGGCTGCACAGCTTGGCGCAGCGGTCACCATAGTGGATCGCGACAATGTGGGAGGAACCTGCCTCAACCGGGGCTGTATTCCCACCAAAGTCATGAAAGCCACCGCAGAACTGTTTCACACCATGAGCCGGGCAGCGGACTTCGGGATCACCGTGGAGGGAAAGATTCATGTGGACATGGGGAGTGTGCTTGCCCGGAAAGAGACGGTGGTCCGGAATCTTGTAAACGGGGTTTCAGGGTTGTTCGAACGGTATGGAATCCGGTACCTGCATGGCGCAGGACGGATAGAAAAAAACCGTAAGGTAGTGGTGCTCGACCCCGGAGGAAAACCGACCGAGCTTGACTGGGATCGTCTCATACTGGCGATGGGAACGGTTCCGCAGGCGCTGCCCTCCCTCCCTTTCGACCGTCAATGGATTCTTTCAACTGACGAGGGAGTGAACCTCCGGGAGATACCGGAATCGGCGCTCATCGTCGGCGGGGGAGTGAACGGCTGCGAATTCGCTTCCATTCTTGCCGCGCTCGGCACGAAAGTCACCCTGGTGGAGGCTCTCTCACGTCTTCTCCCGGTCCAGTCGATAGATGAGGATACCTCCTCGATACTTGAGCGGGAGATGAAAAAGCAGAAAATTACGGTTATTCTGAACCGGATGGTTGAAAAAGCCGCTCTATATAACGGGAAGGTGCAGGTAACCCTCGGCCCTTCCCGCTCGCCTCTGGCATCGAGCCCGAAAGACCGTGAGCCGCTGACTTTCACTGTGGACAAGGCGCTGGTCACGGTGGGACGGCATCCGCTCACCTCAGATATGGGGCTGGAGAATCTGGATGTCCGCACCGATTCGCGGGGCTGGATACCGGTGAATGAGAGGATGGAAACCAACATCCCCGGAGTTTATGCCATCGGCGATGTCCGGGGGCCTTCGAAGCCGATGCTCGCTCATGTGGCTTCCGCCGAAGGTCTGGCAGCCGCGGAAAATGCCCTGGGCGGAGACAAGATCATGGATTATCGGGTTGTTCCATCGGCCATTTTCACCACGCCCGAGGCGGCCAGTGTGGGCCTCGCCGAAAAAGAAGCCCTTGAGCAGGGATACAAAACCCTCGCCGAAACCTTCCTCTTCCGCACCCTGGGCAAGGCGCAGACCATAGGAGAGATAGCCGGCCAGGTGAAGATTGTTTTCGAGGACAGCGGGAAAATTCTCGGAGTGCACGCTGTGGGGCCGCACGTCACAGATCTCATTGCCGAGGGAGCGCTGGCGCTGTCCCTGAATGCAACCGTGAAAGATTTAGCCTCCACCATCCATGCGCATCCGACCTTATCCGAGGCGTTCATGGAAGCGGCTCACAGCGCCATCGGCGTCCCGCTCCACAAACCGCCCAGATGAAAGGATTTATCATGGACAACCTTCAATCCGATATGAACCGGAACCCAAAGGAATATCCCGCCCGTCGTCGTTTCATCGCCGCCGCCGCCGCTGGTCTGGCGGCGGGGCTTTCCCCGGATTCATCAGCCGCTCCGGTGAAGAGCTCACGGAAGCTTCGCATCGGCGCGCTCTGCGTGGGTGACGGTTCCTTCTGGGCCTACTCCTGGGGCGACATACTCTCTCCGGACGGAAAACCGGTGAATCGCGGAACCCTGGAAACGGGGGCGCTGAACATGGAGGTGACCCATGTATGGGACATAAATCCGAAGGAAGCGGAGAAATTCGCCGCGCTCATGGGGGCAAAAACGGTCAGGCGGTACGACGAGATGGTCGGACAGGTGGACGGCGTCGCGTTCGGCGGATTTTTCGAAATCCCCTGGCAGCACCGGCTCGCACGGCCGTATATCGAGGCCGGGATTCCTACCTACCTGGGACGGCCGTTCGCCTATTCTCTCCGCGACATCGATGCCCTTCTCGACCTGGCCGCGAAACACAATACCCCGATCATGGCCACCGATATCTACGAGCATCTCTACGGCGTCCGTACACTCCAGGGGAAATTGAAGAACATCGGGAAAATAGAGTGTGTGAACGGCACCTGTCTCACCAACGACTATCCCATGCGTTTCCATGTCCTCTATATGGCGCCAAAGATATTCGGCTTCGACATACAAAAGGTCTCTCTCTTTACCGATGACCCGAACGCCAGCACCTACCTTGTCGGCGCCCTGCTTTTCAAAGGCGGCGGCGGCCAGCCCCCGTTCCCCTGCACCATGTCCATGACCCCGACAGGAGACCTCTACTCGTTTGTTGTCTCCGGAACCTCAGGGATCGAAACCGAGCGCCTGCCGCAGTTCCCGAACTGGCGGGACGACCTCATCGTCCACCACCTGCCGAAGCTTCTGGACATGCAGCGCACCTTCGAAGGAAAGAGCTATGAGCCGCTCGACATCATCCGCAAAAAAACGGAATTGTTT
This window harbors:
- the lpdA gene encoding dihydrolipoyl dehydrogenase, with the protein product MRTNVVIIGAGPGGYIAAIRAAQLGAAVTIVDRDNVGGTCLNRGCIPTKVMKATAELFHTMSRAADFGITVEGKIHVDMGSVLARKETVVRNLVNGVSGLFERYGIRYLHGAGRIEKNRKVVVLDPGGKPTELDWDRLILAMGTVPQALPSLPFDRQWILSTDEGVNLREIPESALIVGGGVNGCEFASILAALGTKVTLVEALSRLLPVQSIDEDTSSILEREMKKQKITVILNRMVEKAALYNGKVQVTLGPSRSPLASSPKDREPLTFTVDKALVTVGRHPLTSDMGLENLDVRTDSRGWIPVNERMETNIPGVYAIGDVRGPSKPMLAHVASAEGLAAAENALGGDKIMDYRVVPSAIFTTPEAASVGLAEKEALEQGYKTLAETFLFRTLGKAQTIGEIAGQVKIVFEDSGKILGVHAVGPHVTDLIAEGALALSLNATVKDLASTIHAHPTLSEAFMEAAHSAIGVPLHKPPR